One segment of Natranaeroarchaeum aerophilus DNA contains the following:
- a CDS encoding peptidase dimerization domain-containing protein: MILRKLIGGSAVNSVPQSATAELDVRFTPGVSAEEMLDRLRRCIDAEPAVEIVEVSAKSGTYVDPEHPFVNAVATAAPSDDEATTFCATGGGDVKSLRSAGIPAVESAVGTSTSHKADEYITSDALDRTATWYRRLPVQLAASDVFG; encoded by the coding sequence TTGATTCTCCGTAAACTGATCGGAGGGTCGGCAGTCAACAGTGTCCCCCAGTCGGCGACTGCCGAGCTCGACGTGCGCTTCACACCGGGTGTTTCAGCCGAGGAAATGCTCGACCGCCTTCGTCGCTGTATCGATGCAGAGCCCGCTGTCGAGATCGTCGAGGTATCCGCCAAGAGTGGAACATACGTCGATCCAGAGCACCCGTTTGTGAATGCAGTAGCGACAGCCGCCCCGTCCGACGATGAAGCGACGACGTTCTGTGCGACAGGTGGCGGCGATGTTAAATCGCTGCGATCAGCGGGTATCCCAGCCGTCGAAAGCGCGGTCGGGACCAGCACGTCCCACAAAGCGGATGAATACATCACGAGTGACGCGCTCGATCGAACAGCGACGTGGTATCGCCGCTTGCCAGTCCAGTTGGCAGCATCGGATGTGTTCGGTTAG
- a CDS encoding CPBP family intramembrane glutamic endopeptidase codes for MNHGRAGFADLRRRLLEVGRISGRWWLVIVLFYPLFNLGTAAVALVTGFTAEPLAFIGSDRLFDPGALFFLLAVAVLFPAIEEIGLRGYWFDQLQARWSALVSSLILGAVWALWHVPLFYMSGYYEGTTFQPELWWFLPSIVLTAIIGTWVYNNTGRSVLAVIVFHFFGNFTGETMGFAAELYPYVHMGTVIVAFALVIRFGPSSLRGRDTPRPLPDWRTDS; via the coding sequence ATGAACCACGGACGAGCCGGGTTCGCCGATCTCCGTCGGCGATTGCTCGAAGTCGGTCGAATCAGTGGCCGATGGTGGCTGGTCATCGTGCTGTTCTACCCGCTGTTCAATCTCGGTACGGCTGCTGTTGCGCTCGTTACCGGGTTCACTGCCGAACCATTGGCGTTCATCGGCTCTGACCGACTGTTTGACCCCGGAGCGCTGTTTTTCTTGCTTGCGGTCGCCGTCCTCTTCCCCGCAATCGAAGAGATCGGTCTCCGTGGCTACTGGTTCGATCAGCTCCAGGCACGCTGGAGCGCACTCGTGAGCAGTTTGATTTTGGGGGCTGTGTGGGCGCTGTGGCACGTTCCACTTTTTTACATGTCCGGCTACTACGAGGGGACGACGTTCCAGCCCGAACTGTGGTGGTTTCTACCGAGCATCGTTCTGACTGCGATCATCGGGACGTGGGTCTACAACAATACTGGTCGGAGCGTCCTCGCAGTCATCGTGTTTCACTTCTTCGGAAACTTCACCGGCGAGACGATGGGATTTGCTGCCGAACTGTATCCGTACGTCCACATGGGGACTGTGATTGTCGCGTTCGCGCTCGTGATCCGGTTCGGGCCGAGTTCGCTACGAGGCCGGGATACTCCGCGACCGTTACCAGATTGGAGAACTGACAGCTAA
- a CDS encoding TorD/DmsD family molecular chaperone, whose amino-acid sequence MNERSESAVAAERRRATTYSLLAALFQPPDDVGLDALAETDESDVSIAVSPLADAAADANELTLDHAGLFVGPFELEAPPYESVYVDSETQVMTESTAQVQAEYNEAGVDIDLDEPADHVAAELEFTFLLVATEIEALEAGEFDAAEHYLERQYEFLSEHLGRWISELAENMREHADTEFYSMLADEAQSFVEGDGKRLADRLNRLDATDDDLATVLEDGDTNDS is encoded by the coding sequence ATGAACGAACGGTCGGAAAGCGCGGTCGCCGCGGAGCGGCGTCGGGCGACCACGTACAGTCTACTCGCCGCGCTGTTCCAGCCGCCGGACGACGTGGGACTGGATGCGCTGGCGGAGACTGACGAATCGGACGTCTCGATCGCTGTCAGCCCCCTCGCCGACGCAGCGGCGGACGCGAACGAGCTGACACTCGACCACGCCGGGCTGTTCGTCGGCCCGTTCGAGCTGGAGGCACCGCCGTACGAGTCGGTCTACGTCGACAGTGAGACTCAGGTGATGACTGAGTCGACTGCACAGGTACAGGCCGAGTACAACGAAGCAGGCGTCGACATCGACCTCGACGAACCTGCCGATCACGTCGCGGCGGAGCTGGAGTTCACCTTCCTGCTCGTCGCTACGGAGATCGAAGCGCTCGAAGCCGGAGAGTTCGATGCCGCGGAACACTACCTCGAACGCCAGTACGAATTCCTCTCGGAGCATCTCGGCCGGTGGATCTCGGAGCTCGCAGAGAACATGCGCGAGCACGCCGACACCGAGTTCTACTCGATGCTCGCTGACGAAGCCCAGTCGTTCGTCGAGGGGGACGGCAAGCGACTCGCGGACAGGCTCAACCGGCTCGATGCGACCGACGACGACTTGGCTACGGTGCTCGAAGACGGTGATACAAATGACAGTTGA
- a CDS encoding phosphatase PAP2 family protein, with product MLPTEVLVLFLTVIVVTAVGLSLVCWWCLGPQRFHEIRHRPDWVRDRLRSVGPFVLLLALVLIVNKGSQSYIERFSHAYGFEATATIHAIEGNFVVTFQSLLPDIVMPYFSAVYVVGYALLLIGPVLIYLFAERARPLKLLVTAYAINYAVAVVFYASVVAYGPRNADRSSDGSSADAPLLELVPDITHLTALWNTNTNVFPSLHTSLSATVFLLAAMTREEFRRWFGLASVLAASIVVATMALGIHWLIDVLAGIVLSLIAVGGAQRIVDRPNSQ from the coding sequence GTGCTTCCGACCGAGGTCCTCGTACTCTTTCTGACTGTCATCGTGGTTACCGCTGTTGGCCTCTCGCTCGTCTGCTGGTGGTGTCTCGGCCCCCAACGGTTCCACGAGATCCGGCACCGACCCGATTGGGTTCGGGACCGCCTCCGATCAGTCGGCCCCTTCGTCCTCCTCCTGGCGCTCGTTCTCATCGTCAACAAGGGTTCTCAGAGCTATATCGAACGTTTCTCTCACGCGTACGGCTTCGAGGCAACTGCGACGATCCACGCCATCGAGGGCAATTTCGTCGTGACGTTTCAGTCACTGCTTCCCGACATCGTGATGCCGTACTTTTCGGCGGTCTACGTCGTCGGCTACGCGCTCCTGTTGATTGGCCCGGTCCTCATCTATCTCTTTGCCGAGCGAGCCCGGCCGCTCAAACTCCTCGTGACGGCCTACGCGATCAACTACGCTGTCGCGGTCGTGTTCTACGCCTCGGTCGTCGCCTATGGCCCCAGAAACGCCGACCGGTCGAGCGATGGGTCGAGCGCGGATGCACCGTTGCTCGAACTCGTTCCGGATATCACGCATCTCACCGCGCTGTGGAACACGAACACGAACGTCTTCCCCTCGCTGCATACGTCGCTATCGGCGACCGTCTTCTTGCTCGCCGCGATGACTCGCGAGGAGTTCCGACGCTGGTTCGGGCTGGCGTCGGTGCTTGCAGCCTCGATTGTCGTCGCGACGATGGCGCTGGGAATCCACTGGCTGATCGACGTCCTCGCGGGGATCGTCCTCTCCCTCATCGCGGTCGGTGGTGCACAACGGATCGTCGACCGGCCGAACAGTCAATAA
- a CDS encoding IS1595 family transposase translates to MFPFELLSSEASAANLLEQVRWREGLCCPRCRSESVIKHGSYREYQRYLCKDCDRTFNDKTGTIFAHAKIGLDKLLFAFYSFLRFNTSIRQLDAEIDVSYRSLRRRVEQFARTLDAPSINLVGPVEIDEFYVSAGKKGRERDQESRSRALSKRGRGTYEEDKPPVFTLVDRGSDHRYVVPAKSADEATVRLLLDNHEKESLTVYTDGFRAYDPLDDDESFHREAVIHGDGEYVDGDAHVNTCESHASLARRWLSPHRGVSKDKLTAYLRPFQLRRRILRKPGREALKQIIREVI, encoded by the coding sequence ATGTTCCCATTTGAATTGCTGAGTTCAGAGGCGAGCGCCGCGAACCTGCTGGAGCAGGTTCGCTGGCGCGAGGGCCTCTGTTGCCCGCGCTGCCGGTCTGAGTCGGTGATCAAACACGGCAGCTATCGAGAGTACCAACGGTATCTCTGTAAGGATTGCGACCGCACGTTCAACGACAAGACCGGCACGATCTTCGCGCACGCGAAGATCGGCCTCGACAAGCTGTTGTTCGCGTTCTATTCGTTCCTCCGGTTCAATACGAGTATCCGCCAGTTAGACGCTGAAATTGACGTTTCGTATCGCTCGCTTCGCCGGCGTGTCGAGCAGTTCGCCAGAACGCTCGACGCGCCATCCATCAACCTCGTTGGCCCAGTCGAGATCGACGAGTTCTACGTCTCTGCCGGGAAGAAAGGCCGCGAGCGCGACCAAGAGTCGCGCTCGCGTGCCCTCTCAAAACGTGGACGAGGAACGTATGAAGAGGACAAACCGCCGGTGTTCACGCTCGTTGATCGCGGCAGCGATCACCGATACGTCGTCCCGGCGAAATCCGCCGACGAAGCAACGGTGCGACTCCTTCTCGACAACCACGAGAAGGAGTCGCTAACCGTCTACACTGACGGATTTCGAGCTTACGACCCACTCGACGATGACGAGAGCTTCCACCGAGAAGCAGTAATTCACGGTGACGGCGAGTACGTTGATGGAGACGCACACGTGAACACGTGCGAGAGCCACGCGTCGCTGGCGCGACGGTGGCTCTCGCCGCATCGAGGCGTCTCAAAGGACAAACTCACAGCGTATCTCAGACCGTTCCAACTTCGGCGACGAATCCTCCGCAAACCGGGACGAGAAGCACTGAAACAGATCATCCGAGAAGTTATCTGA
- a CDS encoding 4Fe-4S dicluster domain-containing protein translates to MTSETLDSQMIAELEETDLQDEGVDLSMVIDLQRCTGCGACNIGCAQENNLQEGQAYSSRIIETEGEFPNVNYEYTPTLCNQCDDAPCATGCPTSALYKGDGNITMHDHEKCIGCKACMMNCPYDEITLNKEDPHPHWESNEAVIENGTATPKQVKEQADVDEDAPAYYNPNREVGEHEHPTRYKGVVEKCNFCVHRLNEGELPRCVEECPCEARIFGDLNDPDSKVNEVLGKYNPDVLKEGEGTKPKVKYVRDYNGGSYERGTGEPGLSD, encoded by the coding sequence ATGACTAGTGAAACACTCGACAGTCAGATGATCGCCGAACTGGAGGAAACGGACCTGCAGGACGAGGGCGTCGACCTCAGCATGGTCATCGACCTGCAGCGCTGTACCGGCTGTGGGGCCTGTAACATCGGCTGTGCACAGGAGAACAACTTGCAGGAGGGTCAGGCCTACTCGAGTCGAATCATCGAGACCGAGGGTGAGTTCCCCAACGTCAACTACGAGTACACGCCCACGCTGTGCAATCAGTGTGACGACGCGCCGTGTGCAACCGGGTGTCCGACATCCGCCCTGTACAAAGGTGATGGTAACATCACGATGCACGACCACGAGAAGTGCATCGGCTGCAAGGCCTGCATGATGAACTGTCCCTACGACGAGATCACCCTGAACAAGGAAGACCCCCATCCACACTGGGAGAGCAACGAAGCAGTCATCGAAAACGGGACTGCAACGCCGAAGCAGGTCAAAGAGCAGGCGGACGTCGACGAGGACGCCCCAGCATACTACAACCCGAACCGGGAGGTCGGCGAGCACGAACATCCGACCCGGTACAAGGGCGTCGTCGAGAAGTGTAACTTCTGTGTCCACCGGCTCAACGAGGGCGAACTCCCACGATGTGTCGAGGAGTGTCCCTGTGAGGCACGGATCTTCGGCGACCTGAACGATCCTGACAGCAAGGTCAACGAGGTTCTCGGGAAGTACAATCCGGATGTCCTCAAAGAAGGCGAGGGAACGAAGCCGAAAGTAAAGTACGTCAGAGATTACAACGGCGGCAGCTACGAGCGAGGCACCGGCGAACCAGGACTGAGTGACTAG
- a CDS encoding molybdopterin-dependent oxidoreductase encodes MSTNDTTDDTDDGIDSSGLPLGRRNFMKASAVGAVAAGLGTGLSSLTSVVEADNYRDALVEHTGDWKPSCCAGCTSWCSAEILVDDRTNRVIRTRGHADSEIHGTHDCPRQDLGIQQLYDPDRVTQPMKRTNPEKGRDVDPEFEPISWEEAIDMLAEEIMELRENEEPEKFMVTRGRYTYLRPILYSYLPKIIGSPNNISHSAICAEAEKFGPMYTEGEWSYRQYDVQNAQYVIAWGADPISTNRQVSHYSNEFGDLLDRATVAVVEPRLSSTATKSDEWLPVEPGHDGALASAMAHVILREGLWHREFVGDFDDGENRFIPGEQVDPDTFEESENSQGVVEWWNEELYDKDPEWAAEEAGVPAEQIERVAIGFAEAGPNAISWLGGGPCMQIRGSYTAMAVHALNGLVGSVGNRGGTLYAPGTGVEDMPAPDEYIDDVAEAGIDNEKIDQRGRLEFPALKGGESGGGVVTNNAADGIIDEDPNEIKVLISYWNNYAFSNPESQRWEEALEKIPFHATIETHASETAWFADLILPATHHQFERWGQLRSTGAGYRTINLHTPVLADDPDDPADVLENGRLWDVKTDETEIPYLLAEALADRGFENMLEYFENEYPDPETGESLREEISGDDFESRELRAQAFSRNATKVRTQPIWDPDYRENEFDWPGGEEFDDWVEFRERGIWHTEKWEYRHRWPSEGGEFATDTGVFEFDGETLQNALEGHADRHDTDVDDVLETCNYQGRVDDPDAPDAFVPHYEEPYGMGDESEYPFKFVDYKDRLNREGRSANTTWLHEFKDVNPGDEPHKDLAKINPRDAEELGLEDGDRISIASPAGEIEVEVKLWEGIRPGTVAKTWGQGHWAYGEVASEEFGEEARGGSNNEIIVADYDRLSGSSVFYGDVWVDIEKA; translated from the coding sequence ATGAGCACGAACGACACTACGGACGACACGGACGACGGCATCGACAGCTCCGGCCTTCCGCTGGGGCGCAGAAACTTCATGAAGGCGAGCGCCGTTGGCGCGGTCGCCGCCGGGCTAGGCACCGGCCTCAGCAGTCTCACCTCGGTCGTCGAGGCGGACAACTACCGTGACGCTCTGGTTGAACACACTGGTGACTGGAAGCCAAGTTGCTGTGCGGGCTGTACGTCCTGGTGTTCGGCGGAGATCCTCGTCGATGACCGGACCAACCGCGTCATCAGGACTCGGGGACACGCGGATTCCGAGATTCACGGAACCCACGACTGCCCGCGACAGGATCTGGGCATTCAGCAACTGTACGACCCCGACCGGGTCACACAACCGATGAAGCGGACGAACCCGGAGAAAGGAAGGGATGTCGATCCGGAGTTCGAGCCCATCAGCTGGGAGGAGGCGATCGACATGCTGGCAGAGGAGATCATGGAGCTTCGGGAGAACGAGGAACCTGAGAAGTTCATGGTCACCCGCGGGCGGTATACCTACCTGCGGCCGATCCTCTACAGCTACTTGCCGAAGATCATCGGGTCGCCGAACAACATCTCCCACAGCGCGATCTGTGCGGAGGCCGAGAAGTTCGGGCCGATGTACACCGAAGGCGAGTGGTCCTACCGACAGTACGACGTTCAGAACGCCCAGTACGTGATCGCATGGGGCGCAGACCCTATTTCGACGAACCGGCAGGTTTCCCACTACTCCAACGAGTTCGGCGACCTGCTCGATCGGGCGACTGTCGCGGTCGTCGAACCGCGGCTCTCGTCGACAGCCACGAAATCCGACGAGTGGCTGCCTGTCGAACCGGGCCACGACGGCGCGCTCGCCTCGGCGATGGCCCACGTCATTCTCCGCGAGGGGCTGTGGCACCGCGAGTTCGTCGGCGACTTCGACGACGGTGAGAACCGCTTTATCCCCGGTGAACAGGTTGATCCCGACACGTTCGAGGAATCCGAGAACAGCCAGGGCGTCGTCGAGTGGTGGAACGAAGAGCTGTACGACAAGGATCCAGAATGGGCCGCCGAGGAAGCCGGCGTCCCCGCAGAGCAGATCGAACGGGTCGCCATCGGATTCGCGGAGGCCGGCCCGAACGCGATTTCGTGGCTGGGTGGCGGTCCGTGTATGCAGATTCGTGGGAGCTACACTGCAATGGCCGTCCACGCACTCAACGGACTCGTCGGGTCCGTCGGTAACCGCGGCGGGACGCTGTACGCACCGGGCACCGGCGTTGAGGACATGCCTGCCCCGGACGAGTATATCGACGACGTTGCTGAAGCGGGGATCGACAACGAGAAAATCGACCAGCGCGGTCGCCTGGAATTCCCCGCGCTCAAGGGCGGTGAGTCCGGCGGTGGTGTCGTCACGAACAACGCTGCCGACGGGATCATCGACGAGGATCCAAACGAAATCAAGGTGCTGATCTCGTACTGGAACAACTACGCGTTCTCGAACCCAGAAAGCCAGCGCTGGGAGGAGGCCTTAGAGAAGATACCGTTCCACGCCACGATCGAAACCCATGCCAGCGAGACGGCCTGGTTCGCAGACCTGATCCTGCCGGCGACCCACCACCAGTTCGAGCGATGGGGCCAGCTCCGGAGCACCGGGGCCGGCTACCGGACGATCAACCTGCATACGCCAGTGCTGGCCGACGATCCGGACGATCCCGCGGACGTCCTCGAAAACGGCCGGCTGTGGGACGTCAAGACCGACGAGACGGAGATCCCCTACCTGCTGGCCGAGGCACTGGCCGACAGAGGGTTCGAGAACATGCTGGAGTACTTCGAAAACGAGTACCCGGATCCGGAGACGGGCGAGTCACTGCGTGAGGAAATATCGGGCGACGACTTCGAGTCCCGGGAGCTTCGCGCACAGGCGTTCTCGCGTAACGCCACCAAAGTCCGCACACAGCCAATTTGGGATCCCGACTACCGCGAGAACGAGTTCGACTGGCCCGGCGGCGAGGAGTTCGACGACTGGGTCGAGTTCCGCGAACGCGGCATCTGGCACACCGAGAAGTGGGAGTACCGCCACCGCTGGCCCTCGGAGGGCGGCGAGTTCGCCACCGATACCGGCGTCTTCGAGTTCGACGGGGAGACGCTACAGAACGCTCTCGAAGGCCACGCTGACCGGCACGATACGGACGTCGACGACGTGCTGGAGACGTGCAACTACCAGGGTCGCGTCGACGATCCGGACGCGCCCGACGCGTTCGTCCCCCACTACGAGGAGCCGTACGGGATGGGTGACGAGTCCGAGTATCCGTTCAAATTCGTGGACTACAAGGATCGGCTCAACCGAGAAGGACGCTCCGCGAACACGACGTGGCTCCACGAGTTCAAAGACGTCAACCCGGGTGACGAACCACACAAGGACCTCGCGAAAATCAACCCACGGGACGCCGAGGAGCTCGGTCTCGAAGACGGTGACCGCATCAGCATCGCGTCACCCGCTGGCGAGATTGAAGTAGAAGTCAAGCTGTGGGAGGGTATCCGCCCCGGAACCGTCGCCAAAACCTGGGGGCAGGGCCACTGGGCCTACGGCGAGGTCGCGTCCGAGGAGTTTGGCGAGGAAGCACGCGGTGGATCGAACAACGAGATCATCGTCGCGGACTACGACCGGCTGAGCGGGAGTTCGGTGTTCTACGGCGACGTCTGGGTCGACATCGAGAAGGCGTAA
- the nrfD gene encoding NrfD/PsrC family molybdoenzyme membrane anchor subunit → MSGSTGTLSGALEDAGPRYYAWLAAVGLGLLIGLYGVLTTFIQGTVTLGITDQVPWGVLISTYVFFALLSTGICIGVTSLASVFGMEEYEPLVKRGVVLSLITLASGGLVIMAGLGQPLRAIPQMLLSPNPSAPMWWMIVLYGIYGAALVAEFSILEWRPGVSKQVKLGVGLVALIAPILAGGMLGAIFGTAEVRPYYGGMFASVYLLVTAILSGVALIAAITIIERKFSSSTEEAVSTELLTGTLAKYLGVMAGAVLLLTALRYLYGLTATNEALALAHQEMLLSGHGLWTIGLGVVVGLVIPLALMASPKARTMNGVLGASVLVLVGMFASRLEFVMGGQVVALTNDPGHQFPIAAYAPSAVELAIVVMGVALFALLYTVARGLFDLDAVPGHETEMTTEPDAVAKPEGSDDD, encoded by the coding sequence ATGAGCGGCTCGACCGGCACGCTCTCGGGAGCTCTTGAAGATGCAGGACCACGGTACTACGCCTGGCTGGCTGCCGTTGGACTCGGCCTGCTGATCGGGCTGTACGGCGTACTGACCACCTTCATTCAGGGGACGGTCACGCTCGGTATCACCGATCAGGTGCCGTGGGGCGTCCTGATCTCCACGTACGTGTTCTTCGCGCTCCTGAGCACGGGAATCTGTATCGGTGTGACGTCGCTGGCGAGCGTCTTCGGGATGGAGGAATACGAGCCACTCGTCAAGCGCGGGGTGGTGTTGTCGCTGATCACGCTGGCGTCCGGTGGCCTGGTGATCATGGCGGGACTGGGACAGCCACTCCGGGCGATCCCGCAGATGCTGCTGTCACCGAACCCGAGCGCCCCGATGTGGTGGATGATCGTTCTGTATGGGATCTACGGGGCAGCGCTGGTTGCGGAGTTCTCGATCCTCGAATGGCGACCCGGAGTTAGCAAGCAAGTGAAACTCGGCGTTGGACTCGTCGCGCTGATCGCGCCGATCCTCGCCGGAGGCATGCTGGGTGCGATCTTCGGGACTGCAGAGGTACGCCCGTACTACGGCGGTATGTTCGCGTCGGTGTACCTGCTGGTCACGGCGATCCTGTCCGGCGTCGCACTCATCGCGGCGATCACGATTATCGAACGGAAGTTCTCCTCGTCGACTGAGGAGGCAGTGAGCACCGAGTTGCTCACCGGGACGCTTGCGAAGTATCTCGGTGTGATGGCAGGCGCGGTGCTGCTGCTGACGGCGCTTCGATACCTCTACGGACTCACCGCCACGAACGAGGCGCTCGCGCTGGCCCATCAGGAAATGCTGCTGAGTGGCCACGGTCTCTGGACGATCGGCCTCGGCGTCGTCGTGGGACTCGTCATCCCGCTTGCGCTGATGGCGTCTCCGAAGGCTCGAACGATGAACGGCGTCCTTGGCGCGTCCGTGCTGGTACTGGTCGGGATGTTCGCCAGCCGGCTGGAGTTCGTCATGGGCGGACAGGTCGTCGCGCTAACGAACGATCCGGGACACCAGTTCCCAATCGCGGCGTACGCTCCGTCTGCGGTCGAACTGGCGATCGTCGTGATGGGTGTGGCGCTGTTCGCCCTCCTGTACACGGTCGCGCGTGGGCTGTTCGATCTGGACGCGGTTCCGGGCCACGAGACGGAGATGACGACTGAACCAGATGCGGTAGCGAAACCGGAGGGATCCGACGATGACTAG
- a CDS encoding Mrp/NBP35 family ATP-binding protein, translated as MTVDEDQIRERLRAVEDPALGQDIGSLGLIDDVRIEDGVAHVSVAFNAPYSTDEKAMGDRIREEIRELDLEPELSVSLSWEDPDSPLPDVRNVIPIASGKGGVGKTTVATNLATALAQTGARVGLLDADIYGPNVPGMLGIEAQPGLTEENLILPPEVDGIKLMSMAFLTDDDTDPAMLRGPMVDKLLSELIEETQWGELDYLLVDLPPGTGDEQLTLLQSVPVTGAVVVTTPEDIALSDVRKGIRMFHDRGTPVLGIVENMSSFLCPSCGDEHELYGSGGGADLAAEFDVPLLAEIPMDPEIRSGSDADKPVTVLQETAAAEHFLDLRAVVTNRIGAVNRAIVGELDPDDEDTPLVPMPQQEPKVESDQ; from the coding sequence ATGACAGTTGACGAAGACCAGATCCGCGAACGGCTCCGTGCGGTCGAGGATCCGGCGCTCGGGCAGGACATTGGGTCGCTGGGACTGATCGACGATGTCCGCATCGAGGACGGCGTCGCCCACGTCTCCGTGGCGTTTAACGCACCATACTCCACCGACGAGAAGGCGATGGGCGATCGAATCCGCGAGGAGATCCGCGAGCTCGATCTCGAACCGGAGCTGTCGGTGAGCCTCTCGTGGGAGGATCCGGACAGTCCGCTCCCGGACGTCCGGAATGTCATCCCGATAGCGTCGGGTAAAGGCGGCGTCGGAAAGACGACAGTTGCGACGAATCTCGCAACAGCGCTCGCACAGACCGGCGCTCGCGTCGGGCTGCTGGACGCCGATATTTACGGCCCGAACGTGCCCGGGATGCTCGGGATCGAAGCGCAGCCAGGGTTGACTGAAGAGAACCTGATCCTCCCGCCGGAGGTCGACGGTATCAAGCTGATGAGCATGGCGTTTCTCACCGACGACGACACCGATCCCGCCATGCTGCGCGGCCCGATGGTCGACAAACTCCTCTCGGAGCTGATCGAGGAAACCCAGTGGGGCGAACTCGACTATCTGCTGGTCGATCTCCCTCCCGGCACCGGTGACGAGCAGCTGACCCTGCTCCAGAGCGTCCCCGTGACTGGCGCGGTTGTCGTGACGACGCCCGAGGACATCGCGCTCTCGGATGTCCGTAAAGGGATCCGCATGTTCCACGATCGGGGGACACCAGTGCTCGGGATCGTCGAAAACATGAGCTCGTTTTTGTGTCCGTCCTGTGGCGACGAACACGAGCTTTACGGCAGCGGCGGCGGCGCGGACCTCGCCGCGGAGTTCGACGTCCCGCTGCTCGCCGAGATCCCGATGGATCCGGAGATCCGTTCGGGAAGCGACGCCGACAAACCCGTGACCGTCCTGCAGGAGACGGCGGCGGCCGAACACTTCCTCGATCTCCGTGCTGTAGTTACGAACCGCATCGGCGCGGTCAACCGTGCGATCGTCGGTGAACTAGATCCCGACGACGAAGACACCCCGCTAGTCCCGATGCCACAGCAAGAACCCAAGGTAGAAAGCGACCAGTGA
- a CDS encoding FkbM family methyltransferase, whose amino-acid sequence MAGRPPNAIRLSRRDSIVHEVGGIDVELPLETYWQYQRFRWMHPEIRLFEDLVGELEPGDVFYDVGAHLGWHAVVASSVHDEIDVVAFEPHPTTANRLRTVVETTGHDIDVHEVALHEKASTVEFTAAPSSAAHVSGAHGERLSDTITIETVDGDSLVASGTVPSPDVLKIDAEGADAAVLRGLRTTIERDRPRVIYCEVHTDGEEIERLLDELGYEFKPLRDARPILKALPA is encoded by the coding sequence GTGGCTGGACGTCCCCCGAATGCTATCCGCCTTTCCCGACGGGACTCGATCGTCCACGAGGTCGGCGGAATCGACGTCGAACTCCCCTTGGAGACGTACTGGCAGTACCAGCGCTTTCGCTGGATGCATCCCGAGATCCGGCTGTTCGAGGACCTGGTCGGTGAGCTGGAGCCAGGAGACGTGTTCTACGACGTCGGTGCCCATCTGGGATGGCACGCTGTCGTGGCTTCGAGTGTTCACGACGAGATCGACGTGGTCGCGTTCGAGCCGCACCCGACCACTGCTAACCGACTCCGAACGGTCGTGGAGACGACCGGCCACGACATCGATGTCCACGAGGTGGCACTCCACGAGAAAGCGAGTACGGTCGAGTTTACCGCGGCACCCAGCTCGGCCGCCCACGTTTCCGGTGCACATGGCGAGCGCCTATCGGATACAATCACCATCGAGACGGTCGACGGGGATAGCCTCGTCGCGTCCGGAACAGTCCCATCTCCAGATGTACTCAAGATCGACGCGGAAGGTGCCGATGCGGCCGTTCTGCGCGGATTGCGGACGACGATCGAGCGGGATCGACCGCGGGTGATCTACTGTGAAGTCCATACCGACGGCGAAGAGATCGAGCGGTTACTCGACGAGTTGGGGTACGAGTTCAAGCCGTTGCGCGACGCCCGTCCGATCCTGAAAGCACTACCTGCGTGA